The following proteins are encoded in a genomic region of Eriocheir sinensis breed Jianghai 21 chromosome 2, ASM2467909v1, whole genome shotgun sequence:
- the LOC127001997 gene encoding uncharacterized protein LOC127001997 isoform X1 yields MRNAVVVFLWGVAAASLLSVSPAQAEEEAEIPPPTETPLVDVKKDQGNSTIFLDPFPESDVAPQRDILPQDDVVLHTNTTLDDEDEEGELEEGFLERDLGNVKSQRGDGQRTKYSNNKGLVNKGNEQNPEGLKRRKKVDARAKGQQGNRRRPKDGKLKLRKKEKKTKAGQKQIRKVVKSKDGALPSKKNEESSPKDDSRRQKPCQPKRSCTKKRGKCRSSCKKKEIVSKKGKCKGNCECCVKKVKKSCKQKGPCAEQGTCRTSCHASETPASYLPCKGPKCICCLSKTDQGVCSTSPECAKVRGTCKAACSGEKVVSGLCKGPHCTCCVPPVSCPSTDSCRQSGGSCKSVCADTEVLRPGNCNQGCFCCGPEPTDCTQTPVCPGRCAPMCLGVVSLEAHCLGDSCLCCLDCSPNPTCIDAQGKCKSVCGCGEKEIPNGCKGGGCKCCVAAIPTCELQQTGCSSCMYTPLCKGDPPAASCSGGPGCSCCPP; encoded by the exons ATGAGGAACGCGGTGGTTGTGTTTCTGTGGGGCGTGGCTgctgcctctctcctctccgtGTCACCTGCACAGgctgaggaggaggcagagattcCTCCCCCAACAGAAACGCCTCTTGTCGATGTAAAAAAAGACCAAGGCAATTCGACGATCTTCCTCGACCCGTTTCCAGAGAGTGACGTGGCCCCGCAGCGCGACATACTTCCTCAGGACGACGTGGTTCTTCACACAAACACGACTTTggatgacgaagacgaagaaggagaattgGAGGAAGGCTTTTTAGAACGAGATCTCGGTAATGTCAAAAGTCAAAGGGGTGATGGGCAAAGAACTAAATACTCTAATAATAAGGGGCTAGTAAACAAAGGTAATGAACAAAATCCTGAAGGgcttaaaagaaggaagaaggtagatGCAAGGGCTAAGGGGCAGCAAGGGAATCGCCGAAGGCCTAAGGATGGCAAacttaaattaaggaaaaaggaaaagaaaactaaagctGGTCAGAAGCAGATACGAAAAGTAGTAAAGTCTAAGGATGGCGCCCTCCCCTCCAAGAAAAATGAGGAGTCTTCGCCTAAGGATGATAGTAGAAGACAAAAAC ctTGCCAGCCAAAGAGATCGTGCACCAAGAAACGCGGGAAGTGCAGGTCCTCGTGCAAGAAGAAGGAGATCGTGTCGAAGAAGGGAAAGTGCAAGGGAAATTGCGAGTGTTGCGTCAAAA AGGTGAAGAAGTCGTGCAAGCAGAAGGGGCCGTGTGCGGAGCAGGGGACGTGCCGAACCAGCTGCCACGCGAGTGAGACACCCGCCAGCTACCTGCCGTGCAAGGGCCCCAAGTGTATCTGTTGCCTCTCAAAGACGGACCAAG GAGTGTGTTCAACGAGCCCTGAATGTGCGAAAGTGAGAGGGACCTGTAAAGCTGCTTGTTCCGGAGAGAAAGTTGTGAGTGGCCTGTGCAAGGGGCCGCACTGCACCTGCTGCGTCCCTCCGG TCTCTTGCCCCAGCACGGACAGCTGTAGGCAGAGCGGAGGGTCCTGCAAATCTGTCTGTGCGGACACAGAGGTGCTAAGGCCGGGCAACTGTAACCAAGGATGCTTCTGTTGCGGCCCTGAACCCACCGACTGTACCCAGACGCCGGTTTGCCCTGGAAGGTGTGCCCCGATGTGTCTGGGCGTGGTGAGTCTCGAAGCGCACTGCCTCGGCGACTCGTGCCTCTGCTGCCTAG ACTGCTCCCCTAATCCAACCTGCATAGACGCCCAGGGCAAGTGCAAGTCAGTGTGTGGGTGCGGGGAGAAGGAAATCCCCAATGGCTGcaaaggaggaggatgcaagTGCTGCGTTGCTGCCATACCAACCTGCGAATTGCAGCAAACTGGATGTAGCAGCTGTATGTACACCCCGCTGTGCAAAGGAGACCCCCCGGCCGCGTCCTGTAGCGGTGGCCCCGGGTGTTCCTGCTGCCCCCCTTAA
- the LOC127001997 gene encoding extracellular matrix organizing protein FRAS1-like isoform X2, whose amino-acid sequence MRNAVVVFLWGVAAASLLSVSPAQAEEEAEIPPPTETPLVDVKKDQGNSTIFLDPFPESDVAPQRDILPQDDVVLHTNTTLDDEDEEGELEEGFLERDLACQPKRSCTKKRGKCRSSCKKKEIVSKKGKCKGNCECCVKKVKKSCKQKGPCAEQGTCRTSCHASETPASYLPCKGPKCICCLSKTDQGVCSTSPECAKVRGTCKAACSGEKVVSGLCKGPHCTCCVPPVSCPSTDSCRQSGGSCKSVCADTEVLRPGNCNQGCFCCGPEPTDCTQTPVCPGRCAPMCLGVVSLEAHCLGDSCLCCLDCSPNPTCIDAQGKCKSVCGCGEKEIPNGCKGGGCKCCVAAIPTCELQQTGCSSCMYTPLCKGDPPAASCSGGPGCSCCPP is encoded by the exons ATGAGGAACGCGGTGGTTGTGTTTCTGTGGGGCGTGGCTgctgcctctctcctctccgtGTCACCTGCACAGgctgaggaggaggcagagattcCTCCCCCAACAGAAACGCCTCTTGTCGATGTAAAAAAAGACCAAGGCAATTCGACGATCTTCCTCGACCCGTTTCCAGAGAGTGACGTGGCCCCGCAGCGCGACATACTTCCTCAGGACGACGTGGTTCTTCACACAAACACGACTTTggatgacgaagacgaagaaggagaattgGAGGAAGGCTTTTTAGAACGAGATCTCG ctTGCCAGCCAAAGAGATCGTGCACCAAGAAACGCGGGAAGTGCAGGTCCTCGTGCAAGAAGAAGGAGATCGTGTCGAAGAAGGGAAAGTGCAAGGGAAATTGCGAGTGTTGCGTCAAAA AGGTGAAGAAGTCGTGCAAGCAGAAGGGGCCGTGTGCGGAGCAGGGGACGTGCCGAACCAGCTGCCACGCGAGTGAGACACCCGCCAGCTACCTGCCGTGCAAGGGCCCCAAGTGTATCTGTTGCCTCTCAAAGACGGACCAAG GAGTGTGTTCAACGAGCCCTGAATGTGCGAAAGTGAGAGGGACCTGTAAAGCTGCTTGTTCCGGAGAGAAAGTTGTGAGTGGCCTGTGCAAGGGGCCGCACTGCACCTGCTGCGTCCCTCCGG TCTCTTGCCCCAGCACGGACAGCTGTAGGCAGAGCGGAGGGTCCTGCAAATCTGTCTGTGCGGACACAGAGGTGCTAAGGCCGGGCAACTGTAACCAAGGATGCTTCTGTTGCGGCCCTGAACCCACCGACTGTACCCAGACGCCGGTTTGCCCTGGAAGGTGTGCCCCGATGTGTCTGGGCGTGGTGAGTCTCGAAGCGCACTGCCTCGGCGACTCGTGCCTCTGCTGCCTAG ACTGCTCCCCTAATCCAACCTGCATAGACGCCCAGGGCAAGTGCAAGTCAGTGTGTGGGTGCGGGGAGAAGGAAATCCCCAATGGCTGcaaaggaggaggatgcaagTGCTGCGTTGCTGCCATACCAACCTGCGAATTGCAGCAAACTGGATGTAGCAGCTGTATGTACACCCCGCTGTGCAAAGGAGACCCCCCGGCCGCGTCCTGTAGCGGTGGCCCCGGGTGTTCCTGCTGCCCCCCTTAA